TGGACAAATTACAGGGATGAATAGGGGAATAATAAGTAGCATTGTAACAGGTAATAAATCCATGTCTATTAACCAGCTCGACCGAATTACTGAAGCTATGGGTTTACCAGAAGGCCACTTTTACGACTTGTTTATAGAAAACTACATCATAGACACTCCCCCGAATATGAGACGGATCGAGCCATTTTTATTTCGCTGTGCGGAGTTGGACAAGTTAGATGCAATCCGTCGAGTGGTGGGAGCCATCATGGACAATCTGCTGTATTCACCCAAGCTATTTGAAATTGCAGAAGAATTATTGTCGCAGGGGCGACATGAGGCTGCATTGATACTCTATGAGGGGGTAGCTGAAGCGGAGAGATATCAACATTCGGAACGTTTGGCAGTCTGTCAATATCGCATATTCACGATTCAAATCGGAGACGATCAAAGCCGTAATATCAGGGCAGCAGCAGTGTTTGAGGCTTTTGTTGAGCGCCTTGATGAAATAGATCAACTTGACGCATTGAAGGATTTAGCCAACGTGTATAGGTCTTTGCGTAAATGGGATAAGGTTGATGAAATAGCGAGAAAAATGAAGCAGAAAGCAAAAACTCAATATTTGTTAAAACATCAACATAAGAATCGAGAGTGTGACGAGTATAAGAAGTTGAGTCGCCCTTTGTTTGTATACATTTCCTATGCTGACCTGCTGTGTGCAGGTGTCTACGAAGCCCAAGGCGATTACAACCAAGCCCTACAATATACATACGCCTATGCTGATTTAGATTGGGTTAAAGAGACAGACGAAGATACCAAACACTGGATCAGCTTGTTTCAACATTGGGCGCAAGCTAACGTTATTGTGAACAAGCTTTTATCTGGGGATATGAAGGTCTTAAATGATTATGTAGAATATATTGCTGCATCGTCAGATACAACTGACCAAGATAGGGTTACCCAACTGCTGAACATTATGATGACGGCAAACCGATACCAGATAGACGTAAATGATATACTTCAGCGTTTTGAAACGGATGTTAATTCACTTTTGCAATTGCCTCAATTTAATGATGTATATACTCAACATGTGATTCCAGAACAATTTGCACGTTTGGGATACGAATTGGCTTATTATTATTTGCATCAAGGTACATACGACGATGGCTTTAAATACTTGATGTATTCACTGGTAAGTTATCATAGACTAAACAATGAGACTTATTTCATAAAATGTTTGGTGTTGTTTGAGCGTTATCGAGTTTATGCAGTATCCGAAACCAAGGCAGCATATTTAGAATTTATTGAAAGGGTGTGGATAGCTGATGTTAAGAAAAATGGCGCTATTGATCGTCGCAACTAGTTTTCTGTTTATCGTGACGTTACCTGTTCAGACTGATGGTCAACACCAGAATATCGTGCTTTATGATCAACATGGGGGAGCTTAATAAAACTTATTGAAAAGGTGTGGTTAAACAATGTTGAAGAAAACGGTAATGTTGATCATTGCGAGTAGTTTTTTGTTTACCTTAGCTGTCCCTATTTATGTGGATGGTCATATTGGAGGATTTCAAGTCTTTGCAACACATGGAGGAGCATAGCAATAAATCTAAATGTTCCAACTATATTTCTAACTTTTTGATTAGTGCTAAATTAATTACACTTAATCACGGTGTAGAGGTTTAGTGATAAAAAAAGGGAAACCCTCATTAATCTTGAGAGTTCCCCTTTGATTTTACTGTTTTACTGGTGTTGCTGCTACTGACGTATCCAATAATCGGATACCTTTATGGACTAGAATTTCGATTAACTTCAATTCTTTATCGGTTGGTGTAACTTCCAGCCTATTCAACAATCCATCAACTGTTTCAACGGCTACCTTTTCCTTTTGTTCAAAAGTTAAAGTATCATTGGAATAATTATGTACATATTCAATTACTTCACTTGCCACATCTAAAACAAAATTAGCTTTGCCTTTATGCTGTTCAGCAATTGGAAGAACCTCTAAAATCAAATTGCCTACATCGACACTCCCAAGAATACTATCCGTATCACTCAGATTAACACCTCTTTTTTTAAACCAAGCAATAACCAATACGCCTAATAGCACAAACAACACTGTTCCACCAATAATATAGATATCATTCACTTTAAATTTCTCCTTGTTATAAGAATAAAAAGAGAGGAACCTTTATCCCTCTCTGTTTAAAGCTATTATTTATAATCTGCGACATACTGTTCAGTATTATATGCTCGTGATCTTCCTGCTGAAACATTCTCTGTACGAAGCGTTCTTTTCTTACTCCAAGTCGTTCCTTCTTTTGGATTTTTAAGAGGAGCTATCTTCTTTGTTTTTAGTGTTTCTATCTTACCGGGATCATACCACATATTTTTTATTTTCATTAGTAGTTCTTCACTTTTATTGGCCCATTCATCTCCTAGTATTAAAAGAGCTAGTTGTTCAATGGTTGGATTGCCAATTCCTCTGACTTCGAAATACTTGTGCAACTTTTTAAGAAATTTATTATAATCTGTTGCTTCTGGCATAGGTGGGAATATTATTAATCCAACCATTGATCTAATCTCATGCTTTAGTGTATGTTCGTCAGCTTTATTTTGTAGCAACGCAATGCCAGAACTGACATCAACCGCCCCTTTAAGAACATTGAATCTAATAATACATCTCGAACCAACATGTAGTGTTCTTCCAGTTATCCTATTATGTAATACAAAGTTGTGTTTTAAATTGGGGGTATGACATAATTGACATCTATTACTGAAGTTATCCGAAGTTGCGTCTATAACATCAATAATATCGAACTCTTTTTTTGCTTCATCAAAATTGTTAACAGAACATTCTTCTAGCATGTTTCTTACAATTAGGGGACTGGGGGTCGAATTCTCCATCTTAGGATCATACTTAATTACAATACGGTTCCTATTTGTAAAATTCTTCAGTTTCAATCACTCTCCATACTATATTTAGATGACAAACATCTTGCTAACTCCATATATAGTATAGACCAGAATTTTCCGACTGTAAACGACAAATTAAGATATTTTATGTCGATTAATGTCGAAATGTAGATTATTTAAAGAATCCTTTGCGATACATCACAGTAATTAGCCGATAAAAGTCATAACTACCGCCAGAAGTTGTATCTACAGCGCCAGCATTCTTTGCAGCTACACATGCCTCCATTGCCCATTCTGGAATCTTATCCATAGACAACTTGGAGGTCAATTGTTTTACTTGTTCTTGCAATGCTTGAAAGTCTGCTTGTTCTTGGATTGTCATAGGTTGATCTCCCTTGCTAATATTTTTATTTTGACCCTTCAATCTATTCAGTTCTTCCTGTATCTGAGGTAGAAAGTTCTTTTTAGCTGCTGCTACTGTATTCCCATCTCCCCAGAAATCCGTACCCGGGCATGTCTTACTTGATTTGCCGGGAGTGAAATCCCTCAAACGTATACCTGTCCTAGTAAACCAACTATGGTAAATAATATGATCAGTATTAATAGGAAGGTTAAATCTCTCAGCTAAACAGGCGTAGAGGTGAATAATCGTCTTTTTCTGTTCGTCTGTGATTTTATCTCCACCAGAATCGAAGTTTCCAACATGTTCGATGCAGATACATTTATTATTAAACCCCCTGATTCCAGCAGGAATTCTATTTAAGGGTCTATCAAGACTAATTGCAATTTGTCCATTTTCTAAAGTAGTGATATTTTGTCCAGTAGCAGCCCAACCTTCGGACAGATGATAATTTCTCATTCCCTCTAAACATTTAAAAGTGTCTTGTTGAGCAATTCCATTTACCATTTTCCTTGTAGAATAATTGGGTGAAGCAGTGTGATGAACTTGTAAAAATTGAATAGGGCGAGTAACGACTTGTTTCTTTAGCCACTCACGGAACTCATTTCGTTCCATAAGCAAGAAATTGCCTTGTTGAATCATTTTGGATCAATCCTCCTTGTCGTCTTTTAATGCTTCATTTTCTTTTCCTTTTAGAATACGAATAGCTTGCTTAATCTGCGGTGGTAGATACCATCCCATTCTTCCGTAATTTTCAACTAAGCTAATTAATTCGTTACCTATATAGAAATATGTCACACTGGTCATTAAGCTTAATGCACCTGTTAAGCCGAGCATTATATCTACGCGGTAGAGTAGGGCAATAGTGAGAAACATAAAAACCTTTTTGAAGATTCCCCAGAATCCTTTACTAGAATTCCATCCTTTATCCTTATCATTTGGATTTCTCCTACCTTCAACATACGCTGCTGCTAAACCAGACAAATAATCCAAAAATACTAGAAACGTAAGTACAGTCAAAGCTTCGCTCCAGCCACCAAATAAAAATGTTAGAATAGAGCCACCTAACGTATAAAATAAAAACTTACCAACAGATTCAAGCACATAGTTTTCCTCAATTCTTGTAATATAAAAAGACTCCTCATTAGAAGAGTCTTCGTAAAATGTCTCTTTTATAAAATGTACCAATACACACCAGATGAACGTCCCTTGACTATAATAAAGCTGCTTAAGTCGCTTACGTCTCTTTTTCTGATTTGTGCTACAGCATTTAAATCATTGTCTCTCGTCAATCTAGGATATAAGAAGCCGCCTAAGTCTGGTCTACTAATCATTACTTCAGACTCAACGTTGTGAACATTTTTGATATCTACAATTGAATCCAAGTCACTTTTCTGACGAATATCAATTGTCGCATCTAAATATTCACGGTTCTTTACATATAGAGTACCGTCAATATCGTAGAAGTTCTTAACCTCAATCCATGATCCCAAGTCTGGACGTGAAACAATTACATTAGCATCACGATAATCAAAGAAAGGTACTTGAACAAATGAATCTAAGTCACTATCTCCAATAGCTCTGATAACAACACTACTACCCAAGTCTGGTTTATTTACAATCAAGCTACTTTCAATATCTGAAAATCTTACGCCTTGAATCAATACAGTAGATTCTAAATCGCTGTTAACATGCTTATATTTAGATACAGTTAAACTTGCATTCATTTCTGGTCGTGATACATAAATTAAGCTATCAATTGTAGATTCTCGCCTGTATGTTACTGTTAGCTCACTTTTAAGGCTCATCTTAGGATCAGTTGTTAATCTTGCTCCCAAATCAGGTCTGGATATCATCACCGATGAGTCGGGTGCAGATGTTCCAAAGTTAGCAACACTAATAGATGCAGATAGGTCATCGTCTTTACGATACACAACCTTCAAGGAGCTGTTTATGTCTGGTCTGGAGATTGCCAAGGTTGAATTCGTATCATGCTGCATAAAGTCTTTATACTTATGGACATACAAAGAAGCAGGGAGATAATTAAATCCAAAATTACTTTTAACCGTAAGACTACCTGTTACTTCTTTTCTACCAGCACCATAAACGAATAGAGTAGAATTTAGATCTCCTCGTCCAAAACTGTAGTTCTGTGACGTAATATATTTAAGCTGAAGAACAGGGGGCTTAAGCGATTCTCTTGTATTAAAATAAGTTGGGTGTGAACTTTCCGATTTAATAATCAATCCATAGTTGATTAGCGATTCATCCTGCCAACGCTTAACCAAGTCAAACACATCGAATTCAATGTACTTACTCGTTCTGTTGACTGTGTAGGAATCCAATAATAGCTCAGTTCCATAAGGCTTGTTGGCATATGTTATACCATACTCACGCCAAAGCGTATTCGGCTGATACACTTTAATATTTGTATCATCCGTAAAACTTCCGCTATAGTAGAGACGTAATTTAGCTTCTTCGAGTTTGTTTAGATCTGGTACAACAACTTTCAAATCACCAAAGTTTACAAATGACTCGAACTGTTCTGTGTCCGACTGTCCGATCATCATAGACTGTGTATCGCCATAGTTGACTGTTTGCAAGTCTAAACGACTACGTGTTGTAGCATCTTCGATAGGATGCAGATCTTTGGTGACTCTAGGAGCTTCCATTAATTCAAACTTACCTAGTAGTCGATTGTGAGGTCTGACTTCTAGTGTTCCAGCTAGATAGTTGACAGAGGTTGATTCTAATACTGAATTGATTTCAGCATTACCTCTATATTTGATATCTAATTGGCTACTAACGTCTGCTGATCTCTGAACACGTATGGTAATCGTTGTATCTACAGTTGTTTCTCTGCGATAAGCAACCAACATTTCAGAATTTACTTCATTTGTTTCTTGCCGATAGAGTACAAATTTACCCTCCATACGATTGGAGGGCGATTTTATTAAAATTTCACCGCCTAAATCATTGTATACATCCAATTGCTCACTTCCTAACATCACATTGTATTGTGATTTTAAACTGTTGCTTTGTTTGAATTGATCTTGAGTTCAAATATACCGTTGGGTACTGGTTTGGCTTCTATGTCCGCAACAATCCTAACGTAGAATTCCTGTGTTTCTAATGATTTGGTGAGTCCATATGTAATATAATCCGTTGCCAAAAATGGAGCCTGAGTACGAGACAATTCTATGGTTACACCTTCGGGCAATTTCTCTTTGTTTACTTCCAACAATAGATTATCAATTGGGTATCCTAATTGATTTTTGATTACAACTTTCTGATCTAATGTAGTCTGACCAGCAAAGATCATGCCAAAATCTAAGTACTTAAGGATTCCACCAAATGTGTCAGATAGATATTCACCAGACTCATCCATAAACATCAGCCCTGTATACGTTCCAGCAAAGGTCGTTTGCCAGTAGTCTGTATTGCCCCAATAATCTTTAAACTCCACACGTAGTTTATTGTCTTTATCAAAATGCATATCTCGTTCAGATATATTGAGATTGATATCAACAGGGGAAGGAGCTAAACGAGTAAATGAACCATCATTCGGGAAGTAGGGGAGATCGTTCAGTAATACACGGTATTGTACTTTACCCTTATCTTCGTCATTAATTTGTCCAAGAATCTTACCGCTGTTAAACGAAATTTGAATTGTAGCTTCAGTATTAAGTACATAAAAAGATAGGTTCTGAAATTTGGTGTTATCTACATTTGATTTAATAACTAGTTGAGTGGCATCAATTTTAGTGGCATTTAATGACTCTTGCTTTCTGTCTTCTATGTAATATCCAAATCTAACTTTGTCACCTTGATTCTTAAAATTGCTTTCATTCAGCTTAGATATCTCTTTGTAGGACATTGCTTGCTTTCTAATTGTGTTCAGATCATCAACAATTACTTCTATCCATTTTCCATAACGATACACTTTCCATGTCAAACCAGAATCAAATGACAGCAAAAACTTTGCATTGTTACTAGCAGTCTTGATTACAGTAATCGCCTGAAGAGATCCGGGCAGAGTGAAATCGTTAGATTGCTTCACGAACTGATTGACTGGTAAAGCACTAAGCGAAAGATTAGGTGGGTTATTTGATTCATCTGTCCACGTTACAACTTCAAAATTATTTTGGATATCATCTAATGGGGAATAATTAATATCATACTCTAAAGTGGCTGCTGTTTTAGTTAATTCATCGGTGTAGTAGAGAACATCAACGTTATCACCAAGTTCATCACATAGAATGAAAGATTCAGTTTCTAGTGAGATGGACGATTCGGTCTGTTGTGAGTCATCTGTGTATTCAACAACATTAATCTCTTTATCTTGCCATTCCTCAGCAAAAGTAAATGGAGTAGTCTCAACAATGAATTGAGTAGATGTTGTAGAAGGATCGTCAGAGTAATAGCATAGTTCAACATCTCCTTGTAGTTGTTGCCAAGCTGATTCAGGAATAATTGATAAATCAATCATGCCTTTGGATATATAATCACTTTCCGATGGAGATGTTCCAGAAATACCAGCTTCAATAAAGTTAGCACCATCATAGATTTTATATTTGCTGTCATTGTAAATTATGCATCGCTTATCAAATACAACACCAAACATTTCAATCTCATAAATAAACAAATAATAAGCATGCCCATTGTTTTGAGTTACATTTACTCGGTAACTTGTAAATCGTTTATCATTGGAGATTAAATACTCCCTCGTTGTGACTGATCCCCATCCAGCCGAAGCCCAATCAGTCTGATTGATTTGTGTATCTAGCACAGTCCAATTAGTACCATCATTTGATCCTTCGAACGTCCAAGTTTTTGGAGCCAATCTACCGTCTTCGCCCCCAGCTTTAATAGTATACTTTTTTATTATCTGCGAAGATGGAAATTCATAATATATTCTTGCACTAATTACACCTCTAGAAGTAGACCAGTAGGTATTGGCTTTTCCATCAAATGCACACCACCCATCTGTAGAAGTGTTCTCAACAGAAGTGGCACTCACTTTTCCGCTTGGAGCGGTATTTGAGGTCATAGCTGGAATCATATTCTTTAAGTACATAGGTTTCCTCCTTTCTGTTACGTGATGGACACATTTTTAATAGGATTTTTTTCGCTAATGGAATGCTTAAAAACCTTTCCTGAGCCAACTGAACTATTATTCGTTGTTTTTATAAGGATGTGACTATGCTTTTTTTCTAAGTCAATCTCATCTTCCTTGACGAAACCATAAGTCGAATAATCGTTTTCTTCAAGGGTCGGAGCAATGATTACTGGAGTGTAATCGTAGAATTGTACTGCATTAAATTGAATCCAATCGCGAACACTAGTCGCTTTTGTCGTCTCCAGCTTGTAGTAGTAATAGGGTGATGCTTTCGGAACGATGTAAGATTGTACTGTAGTCATATTGACAGGAATGTTACTCCTTGTGTCTAGTGTGACCCACGAAACCCCATCATTTGATGCCATCAATTTAAAATCTATTAATCCAACTAAAAACTCATATCTTTTTACTGTTACGGGTGTGTTAAACTTGTAACCTATATAAGCAGGAGCACCAGTAGAGGGAACGAAATTTGTGGTGTAAGCTGTGCTCTTATCTCCATCAAATGCAAACCAATTAGATGTATATGCACCCGAGCTAATGACAGATCCATTTTCACCAACGGCTGATGTAAGTTTTGGAACTAAGGGCTGCGAAGGAACTGCCCCATAAGCAATCTCATCTTTTAATACCAAAAACTTATCAACTGTTTCCCAAGCATATGGGAGAAATCCAGCAGGTGGCGTAAATTTAAAAGTTGATGCTCCAAAATTAGCGGTCATCACAGTCGCATCAGAAGCACTTTGCCCCGATGAAACGAATGGATAAACTGTTCCCATGCTCAATATGTTAGTATGAGAAAAACCTTGGGAAATACCATTCTTCCAAAATTCCAATGTACCACTATCTAAATCCAAAAGAACAGATATGGTGTCATTTATTGTATAATTGCTGGCATATGAACTTATTTCCGGGAATTTTCTTCCATCAACATAATAACTCCTCACATTTGCACTGTTGGCATCGCTCGCACTTAGGATGGCGGAAGAATTTACAATTCCCAAATTAGGATTACCAAATGTGCCCGAGAAACTTATCTCCCAATACCATTTTCCACTGGTTTTACCTACAGAGCACCTTGCCTTAGCTGAAGAACTTGGCGTAATTGCAGATAAATTTCCATTGGACAAAACTGTACTGAAACCTTTATTAATTGAATCCCAAGTTATCATTGAATTGATTGCCATGATAGCATCCTTTCTAGTTGAATATAATCTTACCTACCCTTTTTTCCCTTAAATCGACTTTATGTTTAAAGACTTTACCCAACCCCAAAACTGCACTCGGACTCTGAATATCCGTGAATCTATTTAAACGACTACTAAGGTTTAATGCACTGTCAAAATTTATTCCGTATTTTTGGAATGAGAATTCATTGTTATGCGTCATTTCAATTAGGGTAGGGATGTTTAATAATTCATACATCTTTAATTCTCCAACACTTGTGTAGTCGGTAGCCCCACCATTTGCTGTCCAATTCAATCTATACATACTAAAAGATTTGATATTATCAATTTCAAATACCTTATCAGTTGTGGGAGTACTCCAAATTTGTTTAGATTGTCTGTCTAATACTTCCCACTTCCCATCAAATCCATTTGTGCTATCATTGGAACCTTCAAATGTCCAATTTTTAGGCAGACGCTTATAGTAGTTATCCAGTGTTCCATTTCGAATGGCATACTTGCCAATAACCTTTGGTGATGTAAACTTATATCCCAACCAACCTACCCCACCAGAACTACTTGTAGAACAGTAGCCTTCATTTTCATCTGTTTGATTGAAAGCAAGATAAGCTTCATTGACCCCCATCGCACCTTTTGAAAAAGCCAATCCAGACGGTGCAGCGTTGTTTGTCATTTTAGGAACGACTGTTTCGTTTGAAACTTTTTTAGGAATAGTAGAGATAAACTTATTATTCGTTTTGAGTATTACCTTAATATATTTGAGACTTCCCCATGCATAATCGCCATTGTATACACCGTTTGTGGTTGTTTGAGTAGTCGTGTAATAATCAGCATCAAAAGTTGTGACTATGTTTCCATCATCAGACGTAAAATTATTGGCTATTGCACAATTAATAAAGTCCCTAACAGCTGTATCTTTACTTAAAAAAATGGGCAGAAAAGAACAATTAATATACTCCAGTTTTTTTACTGTTGCACCAGCAGAATTACCAGCAAAAATAGGGTACGTTGTAGGAGAGTGAGGCTTGTTATCCCATACGCAATTTCTAAACGAGAGATTAATGACTGAGCCATCAAAGAAATACTCATATGGTCTGCCATCATTACCCGGAGAAGGTCTCTGTATGATAAGTCCGATAAATGTATTAGTCTTATTCATTATGAACCCCCCAGCAGTGACATTTGTCAAACTGAGGATGACACGTTTAGTCTTATCTCTAAGTGTAATTGTCGCTATAGTGATCTCGTAATTAGCATTAAGCACTGATGTAAGTCTTGGCTCTGTATATGTTCCTTCTTTAACAATATAGATTAACGTTTTATCAGTA
This window of the Paenibacillus polymyxa genome carries:
- a CDS encoding helix-turn-helix domain-containing protein, whose amino-acid sequence is MKITPTIRAELEHFLQQENLTLSQFGQITGMNRGIISSIVTGNKSMSINQLDRITEAMGLPEGHFYDLFIENYIIDTPPNMRRIEPFLFRCAELDKLDAIRRVVGAIMDNLLYSPKLFEIAEELLSQGRHEAALILYEGVAEAERYQHSERLAVCQYRIFTIQIGDDQSRNIRAAAVFEAFVERLDEIDQLDALKDLANVYRSLRKWDKVDEIARKMKQKAKTQYLLKHQHKNRECDEYKKLSRPLFVYISYADLLCAGVYEAQGDYNQALQYTYAYADLDWVKETDEDTKHWISLFQHWAQANVIVNKLLSGDMKVLNDYVEYIAASSDTTDQDRVTQLLNIMMTANRYQIDVNDILQRFETDVNSLLQLPQFNDVYTQHVIPEQFARLGYELAYYYLHQGTYDDGFKYLMYSLVSYHRLNNETYFIKCLVLFERYRVYAVSETKAAYLEFIERVWIADVKKNGAIDRRN
- a CDS encoding peptidoglycan recognition protein family protein produces the protein MIQQGNFLLMERNEFREWLKKQVVTRPIQFLQVHHTASPNYSTRKMVNGIAQQDTFKCLEGMRNYHLSEGWAATGQNITTLENGQIAISLDRPLNRIPAGIRGFNNKCICIEHVGNFDSGGDKITDEQKKTIIHLYACLAERFNLPINTDHIIYHSWFTRTGIRLRDFTPGKSSKTCPGTDFWGDGNTVAAAKKNFLPQIQEELNRLKGQNKNISKGDQPMTIQEQADFQALQEQVKQLTSKLSMDKIPEWAMEACVAAKNAGAVDTTSGGSYDFYRLITVMYRKGFFK
- a CDS encoding phage holin family protein yields the protein MVHFIKETFYEDSSNEESFYITRIEENYVLESVGKFLFYTLGGSILTFLFGGWSEALTVLTFLVFLDYLSGLAAAYVEGRRNPNDKDKGWNSSKGFWGIFKKVFMFLTIALLYRVDIMLGLTGALSLMTSVTYFYIGNELISLVENYGRMGWYLPPQIKQAIRILKGKENEALKDDKED
- a CDS encoding DNRLRE domain-containing protein; translated protein: MDVYNDLGGEILIKSPSNRMEGKFVLYRQETNEVNSEMLVAYRRETTVDTTITIRVQRSADVSSQLDIKYRGNAEINSVLESTSVNYLAGTLEVRPHNRLLGKFELMEAPRVTKDLHPIEDATTRSRLDLQTVNYGDTQSMMIGQSDTEQFESFVNFGDLKVVVPDLNKLEEAKLRLYYSGSFTDDTNIKVYQPNTLWREYGITYANKPYGTELLLDSYTVNRTSKYIEFDVFDLVKRWQDESLINYGLIIKSESSHPTYFNTRESLKPPVLQLKYITSQNYSFGRGDLNSTLFVYGAGRKEVTGSLTVKSNFGFNYLPASLYVHKYKDFMQHDTNSTLAISRPDINSSLKVVYRKDDDLSASISVANFGTSAPDSSVMISRPDLGARLTTDPKMSLKSELTVTYRRESTIDSLIYVSRPEMNASLTVSKYKHVNSDLESTVLIQGVRFSDIESSLIVNKPDLGSSVVIRAIGDSDLDSFVQVPFFDYRDANVIVSRPDLGSWIEVKNFYDIDGTLYVKNREYLDATIDIRQKSDLDSIVDIKNVHNVESEVMISRPDLGGFLYPRLTRDNDLNAVAQIRKRDVSDLSSFIIVKGRSSGVYWYIL
- a CDS encoding discoidin domain-containing protein yields the protein MYLKNMIPAMTSNTAPSGKVSATSVENTSTDGWCAFDGKANTYWSTSRGVISARIYYEFPSSQIIKKYTIKAGGEDGRLAPKTWTFEGSNDGTNWTVLDTQINQTDWASAGWGSVTTREYLISNDKRFTSYRVNVTQNNGHAYYLFIYEIEMFGVVFDKRCIIYNDSKYKIYDGANFIEAGISGTSPSESDYISKGMIDLSIIPESAWQQLQGDVELCYYSDDPSTTSTQFIVETTPFTFAEEWQDKEINVVEYTDDSQQTESSISLETESFILCDELGDNVDVLYYTDELTKTAATLEYDINYSPLDDIQNNFEVVTWTDESNNPPNLSLSALPVNQFVKQSNDFTLPGSLQAITVIKTASNNAKFLLSFDSGLTWKVYRYGKWIEVIVDDLNTIRKQAMSYKEISKLNESNFKNQGDKVRFGYYIEDRKQESLNATKIDATQLVIKSNVDNTKFQNLSFYVLNTEATIQISFNSGKILGQINDEDKGKVQYRVLLNDLPYFPNDGSFTRLAPSPVDINLNISERDMHFDKDNKLRVEFKDYWGNTDYWQTTFAGTYTGLMFMDESGEYLSDTFGGILKYLDFGMIFAGQTTLDQKVVIKNQLGYPIDNLLLEVNKEKLPEGVTIELSRTQAPFLATDYITYGLTKSLETQEFYVRIVADIEAKPVPNGIFELKINSNKATV
- a CDS encoding SPRY domain-containing protein; protein product: MAINSMITWDSINKGFSTVLSNGNLSAITPSSSAKARCSVGKTSGKWYWEISFSGTFGNPNLGIVNSSAILSASDANSANVRSYYVDGRKFPEISSYASNYTINDTISVLLDLDSGTLEFWKNGISQGFSHTNILSMGTVYPFVSSGQSASDATVMTANFGASTFKFTPPAGFLPYAWETVDKFLVLKDEIAYGAVPSQPLVPKLTSAVGENGSVISSGAYTSNWFAFDGDKSTAYTTNFVPSTGAPAYIGYKFNTPVTVKRYEFLVGLIDFKLMASNDGVSWVTLDTRSNIPVNMTTVQSYIVPKASPYYYYKLETTKATSVRDWIQFNAVQFYDYTPVIIAPTLEENDYSTYGFVKEDEIDLEKKHSHILIKTTNNSSVGSGKVFKHSISEKNPIKNVSIT